The following proteins are encoded in a genomic region of [Eubacterium] hominis:
- a CDS encoding AAA family ATPase codes for MGMYLNTKNFNFKKARNSKIYVDKSLLIEYTNSIINTSDQYTCISRPRRFGKSTDADMLVAYYSKECNSHELFDDLKISECQDYEEHLNKHHVIYMDMQQFYSLTPDIDDMIKNINISISRELVKAFPDVDYLNKNELYYVLSDIFLAREETFIFIVDEWDCIFRGEVNNKKAQEKYLDYLRLIWKGQQYVSLVYMTGILPIKKYGTHSALNMFKEISMVKPKPIEKFMGFTEEEVEMLCKEHQASFEEMKAWYDGYRLNEEVSVLSPRSVVCSLLDHDFSNYWTSTETYESLKVYIDMNFDGLKDDIIKLLARKRVIINASKFQNDMTTFKSKDDVFTLLVHLGYLGYDKRTSEVYIPNNEVVESFINSIEDSNWNAVSESLKNSMNLLQATYACDGEQVAEYIEKAHLETSILQYNDENALAYTIYLAYIMARNDYTMVREFPSGKGFADVVFIPRYDKPAMIIELKYNQDADTAIKQIKEKKYFFGLEKYLDNLLLVGINYDKETKKHSCVIEKYES; via the coding sequence CAAATAGCATCATTAATACATCAGATCAATATACATGTATATCTAGACCACGAAGATTTGGTAAATCAACTGACGCAGATATGTTAGTTGCTTATTATTCTAAAGAATGTAATTCACATGAATTGTTTGATGATTTAAAGATTTCAGAATGCCAAGATTATGAAGAACATTTAAATAAACATCACGTTATATATATGGATATGCAGCAGTTTTATAGTTTGACTCCTGATATTGATGACATGATTAAAAATATTAATATATCAATAAGTAGAGAGTTAGTGAAAGCGTTTCCTGATGTTGATTATTTAAATAAAAATGAGCTATATTATGTTTTGTCTGATATCTTCTTAGCTAGAGAAGAAACGTTTATTTTTATTGTGGATGAATGGGATTGCATTTTTAGAGGAGAAGTAAATAATAAAAAGGCACAAGAAAAATACTTAGATTATTTGCGTCTTATATGGAAAGGCCAACAATATGTTTCACTAGTTTATATGACAGGTATTTTACCAATCAAAAAATATGGCACACATAGTGCGTTAAATATGTTTAAAGAAATCTCCATGGTCAAACCAAAACCTATAGAAAAATTCATGGGATTCACAGAAGAAGAAGTAGAAATGCTATGTAAAGAACACCAGGCAAGTTTTGAAGAAATGAAAGCGTGGTATGATGGGTATCGTTTAAATGAAGAAGTATCTGTGTTGTCGCCACGCTCTGTCGTATGTTCCTTATTAGATCATGACTTCTCTAATTATTGGACTTCCACGGAAACATATGAGTCTTTAAAAGTGTATATTGATATGAATTTTGATGGATTAAAAGATGATATCATTAAACTATTGGCAAGAAAAAGAGTAATCATCAATGCGAGTAAATTTCAAAATGATATGACAACTTTCAAGTCTAAAGATGATGTATTTACATTGTTAGTTCATTTGGGATATTTAGGATATGATAAAAGAACAAGTGAAGTATATATTCCCAATAATGAAGTAGTAGAATCATTTATCAATTCTATAGAAGATTCTAATTGGAATGCAGTTAGTGAATCGTTAAAAAACTCCATGAATCTATTACAGGCAACCTATGCATGTGATGGGGAACAAGTCGCAGAATATATAGAAAAAGCGCATTTAGAAACCAGTATCTTACAATATAATGATGAAAACGCACTCGCTTATACGATTTATTTAGCATATATCATGGCTCGAAATGATTATACAATGGTAAGAGAATTTCCAAGTGGAAAAGGGTTTGCGGATGTCGTGTTCATTCCACGATATGATAAACCAGCGATGATCATAGAACTAAAGTATAATCAAGATGCAGATACCGCAATCAAACAAATCAAAGAAAAGAAATATTTTTTTGGATTAGAAAAATATTTAGATAATCTGTTGTTAGTAGGTATCAATTATGATAAAGAAACAAAAAAACATTCATGTGTGATTGAAAAATATGAATCATAA